The sequence below is a genomic window from Campylobacter concisus.
CTTTATATATTTAGCTTTGGAATTTACGAGCTTTTCATCTCAGAGATCACACAGTTAAAGCAGTCAAAGCAGAGCAAGGTGCTTGAGGTGCATTCACTTGATGAGCTAAAAGACAAGCTTGGCAAAGTGATCGTCATGGTCTTAATCGTAAATTTCTTCCAAAGGGTGCTTCACGCAAGCTTTACAACACCGCTTGAAATGGCATATCTTGCGGCTTCTATCCTAGCACTTTGCCTTGGACTTTACTTCCTTCACAAGGAGATCACTAAAATTTTAAGCGTTTTTACGCTTAAAATTTCTCCTACATCTTTTCTTTAGCTATTTTTAGGTAATATCCCTTT
It includes:
- a CDS encoding YqhA family protein produces the protein MRKIFEKILLASNSFTLFPVVFGLLGAIVLFIIASYDVGKVLLEVYKYFFAADFHVENFHSEVVGEIVGAIDLYLMALVLYIFSFGIYELFISEITQLKQSKQSKVLEVHSLDELKDKLGKVIVMVLIVNFFQRVLHASFTTPLEMAYLAASILALCLGLYFLHKEITKILSVFTLKISPTSFL